The DNA sequence GGCGGCGGCGCAGGCGAAGCAGCGTGCGCTGACCGAGAAGGAGCTGCTCTCGGTCAACGCCACGCTCGTCAAGTCCAAGCTCGAGCCGATCGCGGCGCTGAGCCGCGAGGTGTGGGAGAAGAAGGACTAAGCGGTCGGAGCGGGTCCCGCGACACGCGGGGCCCGCTTGCGGCTGCCGCGCACGATCAGCCACAGCGGCAGCCCGATCAGCAGCGCGAGCGGCGCCAGCACCACGGCCGCCCAGATGCCGAGATCGGCGAGCGTGCGCAGCGCCGCCAGCAAGGTGCCGAAGCTCGCGCGAGCGGTGACGAACGGACGCCACGATTCCTTCGCGAGCGGCCGGATCGCCGGATCGGGAATCAGCGCGAGCTGAACGGTCGCGAGCTCGGCGAGCTGGCCGAGCGATTGAAGCTGGCCCTGGATCTGCTCGATCTGGGTTCGAATTCCTGTCAGCTCGCGATGAATCGCCATCACGTCGGCGACCTTGTGGCCGCGTCCGCGCGACTCGGCGAGCAGGTTGCGCAGCTCGACCTCGGTCGCGCGCAGCGTGCGCAAGTGCGCTTCGAGCTCTACGAACGGGTCGGTCACGTCCTGCGTCGACTGGCTCTCGCGTTCGACCCGCAATGCGAGCCCGCGCAGCTGCGCGACCAGTGCGTCGAGTCGTGCGACCGGAACGCGCAGCGTGAGCGAGCCGAACGGCAGGCCGTTCTGACGCCCCACGTTCGCGGCGGCGACAAAGCCCTGCATGGCGGCGGCGAGGCGTTCGACCTCGGCGCGCGTGCTGTCGAGATTCGCGACCACCAGCGTGAGATCGGCGCTGCGAATCAGCCGGCGGCCGACCGCCAGCGAGACCGGACTCGCGCTTGCGGCTCCGCCCATGACCTGGTTCGCCACCGCGTCCATCGCGGTGCTGCGGGACAGCGCTTCCTCGGCGACCGGTGCGGCGGCGCGATCGCCCGCGCATCCGGCGGCGAGCAGCAGGGCGGCGAGGAGCGCGACGAGCGGGAGCAGGGTGCGGCGCGAGAGAACAATGCCGCGGCGCGGCGGGAGCGGAAGTGCGACCGACATGGGAATCCTCCGACGAGTTCGGGTGGACGGCCGGTCAACCGGCGGGCCCTTCCGATACGCGGCGGAGCGGCGGCTATTCCCGCTTCGCGATCACGAGGCGCTCGAGCGGCCGGCCGACCCGCCGGGCATGAAGCGAGTCGTAGCCATAGACATCGCGCCGGAACTGCAGTTCACCCGCGGGATCGATCCAGGCCGTCCGATAAGCGAAGAACACCGGCACGCGTTTCGGCAGCATCACGACCTTGTCGTGGCTCGTGTCCATGGCGGCAGCCACCAGCAGGCTGTCCCACGGCTCCCTCGAATTGCGCAATAGCCACAGAGCGAAATCGCTCGGACGCTCGAGGCGCACGCAGCCGTGGCTGGCGCGCCGGTCGGCGCGCGTGAAGGTGCCGCGCGTCGGGGTGTCGTGCAGGTAGATGTCCCACGGATTCGGGCACATGAACTTGACCCGACCGAGCGGGTTCGCGATGCCCGGCTCCTGCCGCACGAAGATCGGAATGCTGTCGGCCTGCAGCTTCTTCCAGTTGATCGAGTCGGGGCGCAGCTCGCCGCTGCGCGGGTCCGCCCGCAGGTAGACCTTCATGAAGTGTTTCTCGATGTAGGACTTGTCGCGGATCATCGCCGGGATCACCTCGTTGCGGATGATGCTCATCGGCAATCGCCAGCTGGGGCCGAAGATGATGTGGCTCAGCGTGTCTTCGAAGATCGGCGTGCGGGTGGTGTCGAAGCCGACCACCGCGCGGATCGTGCGGGCGAGCGTGTCGCCGTCCCACAGATGGACCGCGTACTCGGGCAGATTGACCTGCACGTGGCGTGCGGCGACAGCGTCGCGCGCCCAGCGCAGGCGCTCGAGATTGATCTCGATGCGCGCGATGCGATCCTCGATCGGCAGGTTCAGCTCGCGTCGAGCGGCCACGCCGATCTCGCCGTCGGCCTGCAGGCCGACGCGGCGCTGAAATGCGCGCACCGCGGCCGCCAGCCGCTTGTCGTAGCGCATGTCCGCGGAATCGCCGAGAGCACTCGAGCCCTCGGGTGCCAGACGCGCGCGCAATTCCGGCACGCGCGGATCGCTGGCGCCGGGCTTGAGCAGCTCACCCGCCGAGATACGCGGCCAGCCGCCCGCCGCTTCGAGCCACCGCAGACTCGCGAGTGCCTCGCGGAGCTGCGCGTATTCGGGAGTGACCGGATCCAGCGAATCGAGTGCGGCCGCGACCTGCTTGTGAGCGATCGCACGCTCGAGTTGCGGGACCAGGTCGAGGTCCCGCCAGCGCGGGGAGTGCCAGTTCGGAGCGAAGGTCGCGGGGTCGAAGCGCCCGCGCAGCCGGTCGTTCGCGAACGCCAGATAGGCGCGCGTCAGCTTGCGATCGAGAGCCGCTCGCATCGCCGGCCGGCCGGCACCGGTCGCATGATGGCCGGCGGCGCGGACCGACTGCAGGAGCGAATCGAGCGCGCCGGTTTCGTAGTCGGTGGGATCGAGGCCGTGCGTCGCGGCGGTTTGCAGAGCGCCGACCAGCTCGCCCGCGATCGAAGTCGGCTGGCCGCGGCTCAGCCACGCCGGGCGCCCGTCTCGCGCGGCGTAGAAGCGCACCGCCTGAGACGTGATCGAGGTGCTGTCGGTGTCGCGAGCGCGATCCCGCTCGAGCAGGGCCTCGAGCGACGCACGCACTTCGCCCTCGTCGAGCCGCGGCTCGGGCGGCGGCTTTTCGACTGCGGGTCCGCAGCTGGTGGCGCCGAGCATCAGCAGCACCGCGACGGCTCCGCCCCAGCGCACCATGCGCGCGAGCTTGGAGAGTTCGGTTGAGTTCACGGGCGGGTCGACCGGCTGGGGGCGAATCAGGAGTGGGAAGACCTCGAAGGGGATGCGGACGCGGTCGGACCGCGCGAAAGGTACCGTTCGCGCGCGCCGTCGCCAAACGACGAAAACCCGGGTGACGAAAATCCGTTTCACGCGTCGAATCAGACATCGGATCCGCCGTGCGATTTGGAACTCTCGTACGTTTGTTTTCTGTAACCGCTTTCAGGTGATTCACGGCCGTGTCACATCGCAGTCACATGACTCTCACAGGTGACGAATAGTCTTGCGCTACCTGCTCCGGGGGCCGAAACTGCGGCTCCTCTGCAATTCGTTGGAATCTCCTGACCGAAAGTCCCCCGCGTGAGTTACGTGATCTGGATCATTGCCGGCGCCGTGGCGCTGATGGTGCTGCTGGCGCTGGTGCGGCGGCTCGGACGCACTGCGGCGACGCGCCAGCAGGTGCTCGAAGAAGTGCGGCGCATGTTGCGCGGCGGCCTGGTCGAGAACACGCCGGGTCGCGGTCCGCAG is a window from the Candidatus Eisenbacteria bacterium genome containing:
- a CDS encoding DUF4349 domain-containing protein, with the translated sequence MSVALPLPPRRGIVLSRRTLLPLVALLAALLLAAGCAGDRAAAPVAEEALSRSTAMDAVANQVMGGAASASPVSLAVGRRLIRSADLTLVVANLDSTRAEVERLAAAMQGFVAAANVGRQNGLPFGSLTLRVPVARLDALVAQLRGLALRVERESQSTQDVTDPFVELEAHLRTLRATEVELRNLLAESRGRGHKVADVMAIHRELTGIRTQIEQIQGQLQSLGQLAELATVQLALIPDPAIRPLAKESWRPFVTARASFGTLLAALRTLADLGIWAAVVLAPLALLIGLPLWLIVRGSRKRAPRVAGPAPTA
- a CDS encoding L,D-transpeptidase family protein, whose product is MNSTELSKLARMVRWGGAVAVLLMLGATSCGPAVEKPPPEPRLDEGEVRASLEALLERDRARDTDSTSITSQAVRFYAARDGRPAWLSRGQPTSIAGELVGALQTAATHGLDPTDYETGALDSLLQSVRAAGHHATGAGRPAMRAALDRKLTRAYLAFANDRLRGRFDPATFAPNWHSPRWRDLDLVPQLERAIAHKQVAAALDSLDPVTPEYAQLREALASLRWLEAAGGWPRISAGELLKPGASDPRVPELRARLAPEGSSALGDSADMRYDKRLAAAVRAFQRRVGLQADGEIGVAARRELNLPIEDRIARIEINLERLRWARDAVAARHVQVNLPEYAVHLWDGDTLARTIRAVVGFDTTRTPIFEDTLSHIIFGPSWRLPMSIIRNEVIPAMIRDKSYIEKHFMKVYLRADPRSGELRPDSINWKKLQADSIPIFVRQEPGIANPLGRVKFMCPNPWDIYLHDTPTRGTFTRADRRASHGCVRLERPSDFALWLLRNSREPWDSLLVAAAMDTSHDKVVMLPKRVPVFFAYRTAWIDPAGELQFRRDVYGYDSLHARRVGRPLERLVIAKRE